Part of the Lotus japonicus ecotype B-129 chromosome 6, LjGifu_v1.2 genome, GAGAGGAGATATAACGAGTAGTCTTCAGATTTTTTTCAATACTATAAAAGATTTAGTTAGAGTTAAAGTAAAATGAATGAGGGATGAGAGAAGCATTGATGTATGCGTGCGTGCTTGAAGGATGTAACAACAGGGAGTTTGAGAGATGAAATAGATTTCAGAAATTCTCTCATGATAATAGTTGGTATGTCAATTATTTATTCACTCTCATTTGATTGCTTTGAATTAGTTAGAAAGATGAggacctcttttttttttctatctttatTTCTAGCACATCACATTATATATCACATTAATCATTTATATCTCCGTCTCTTTTTATATTTCTCTCTAGTAATCTACACTCATTTGATCTAAACCAATCATTATCTAAAGACAAGTTTTGTTGGACTGGACAGTGTACTAaccaagttcaaaaaaaaaaggacagtGTACTAaccccagggccggccctgggctgTGAGCCTGCTTGCCCAGGCCcgaaccgctgtaaataatctATCTTTTACAGCGGATCGGACCGTTGTATAGTCTTTTACAGCGGCGAGCTCTACAGCGGGTccgaaccgctgtaaaaggctCTTTTTTGGCGTAGTGTTCCCATTAAActttctctaaaaaaaaatttaggggtccatttttattatttacccagggcctccaaaatgtcgggaccgaccCTGACTAACCCAATGGTGCTCAGGATGTAGGAGAGTATTTGGGCTTCAGTTAGCTCTATAGCAAGTAGACTTCTAACATCCTCACTTATAAAatattgttttcttcttcattaagttCCAACACTCTCCTCAAGTTTAAATGTACAAGTCGAGTTAAACTTGTTTGTTGTCTTAGCTTGTAGTCAAACGAAACTTTGAGAGGTTTAGTTGCTATTTTACTTCTTTGAGCCTAGTCTTTTTGTATGACCTACATAtaagttattttttaatttatttttataaggtGTTCTGATTAGCATAACAATAAGATGTTAAATTTATATCTATAACATAATTTCAGGTTATCTCAATACATTTATCAAATTGGGTTGTCTAAATCATTCAAGGTAAATATTGGGCAAAATCAACATGTTTAAACAATATTTGAAGTGTGTTAATTAATGAGCAAGAATTTTCTAAGACACGTGTTAAAATATTATTCAATCACCTAAACTATGGTGATCTTACCCAATGTAAATCTTGAATGGTTTCGACAACCCTTATCAAATTAGCTTATTAATGTATTAATTATGATAAGAATTTATCAACATAAAgatttaattaagttgtttacacATACATATTTGcatctatttttcttttcatggtATAAACGGACCTAGGACTTATGTccttttaattttaatcaaaataaaaataaatttctgAATGAAAATAAGTTGGGTGCGTAAAAAAAGTTTACactaaaacaatttttttttgaaaaatttggtTTTGTGAACAGCCAACTATAAAAACAGTAACTTTCTTGTGTACGGACtattgattcattcacacttttatttctctttcatctcattttcatacattttttatctctctcttatATTTTAATCACATCACCTATCACATCTCTTATTTCTTCACTACCTCATAAAATAAAGGTGAAATTAACAGGTGAAAAAACATTATTGCTTGTGTGCTTTTGTTCTTTTCAATTCCAAAGAACGAAAAGCACAGTTTATATTTAGAAACAGCTAAAGGTGAGGGTGATTGGTGTGGTAACTTGTAAGGGATACATTAATATAGGAAGCAGCCAAGCACTACCTTTGGGAGTTACTGTTGTTGGGTCAGTAATACTTCACAATGAAAGTGCTGGAGTTTCTTAATTAAATGCACATGGAACCAACCAAACCATAAGTTGCCTAGCTATTCAAGTTTCATAACTTGATACCCAATTCCTATAGCTCCAGATCCATCAATATAATCACTACCATAGTCTCTAAGAACCCAAATTTAGACCTCATCACAGCAAGAGATCATACAACTAGATTTACCACAAGCAATTCATATGCTCCATTACCAGCAACACTAGATATATAGAGGCAGAAATATTGGATCATACACCATAGTTAATCGTCTACACTTTAATATTAATTCAAAATAACATGACAAATGAATATCAAGCAAACAATAAACAGACTATCTATATACTTGATAAAATGAATACTTCATTAATAAACACATACATAACATAACATTCAAATATATACCATTGTTCCATTGCCTCATCAATCAACTCATCAAGAATGGAATTTGTTCCTTGCTAAGAGCTTGCTTTGATCTTGTTGGGAAGGACAATTGACTTGCGAATTACAAACACAGAAGCCAGATCATGAGTCACTTGAAAGAACCCTTGACATGGTGGTGCTGCTGAATTTTTATTCCTTCTGGTTAGTCTTGGCTTCTTTGGAGCTGGAGGACAAACCAATTGTTCGATCCTCAATGTTTGAGTTGGTGATGTTGGTGTGCAACACTCTTCATCTACCTCGTTTTTGTGCTCCTCTGTTTTCTCTGCATTGAATAGCTCTGTTTCTGTGACATGTTTGAAGGACGTTTTAGCTGTGATGGGAACAACAGTGGTTCGAATAGGTGTAATGGGCCGAAATTCTTCATAGTTTTCAATACCCATTTGCCTCCAAATCTAGAGCACTAGCTTCTATTCCAATTCAGGGAAATTCACTTTGATCTGCACCCTTTAAAACAAGAGCAAAGTGTCTTTGTTTTGTGGGATTTTCagcgagagagaaagagagatggCGTGCAGAGAGGAATTGAGAAGGTGATGATTACTGGCGGTGAAAGAGAGACAGATATATGAGAGAGATAGATTGGTTGGTTGTGCTTGTGGGGTACACATGGGAACCATAACTATGAAAACAGAGTATAGTATAAGCTAGGAGAGAAAAAGAACTGGAACAGATTGATGACAGGGTGAAAATTCCTAATGGGAACATATtaaagtgaaagaaaaaaaactgacaaaaaggaaaaggataaatatggaaaataattttaaacaGTCAATGGAATATCCCTTAAATGGAAGGaaagataataaataatatgtaATAAGTGGTCTAGTATTGCATGAGGAAtgagaaattaagaaaaaataacattttGTGTTGTATTAGTTGTCTAAATAAAAGAAGTTGTGTATGCACATAAATTTTCACatcatttttatgtttgtttaaagatattgaaaaataaaataatgctTACATAGCCTAATATCGTTCTTCGACCATAAAAAAAGCCTAATATCGTCCTAGTTAGACAACCTTCAAAGAATGAAGGTCGTGTGTTGGTTGTTAGGTCGATCAAAGTAAAGTTGTGACCCATCCGCAGCTACTCGGGCAAAGACAAAGCTAACAATGTCGATAATCCATAAACCACTCAAGCATAACCATCATCTTATCACAAGCCATTAAAATTTAAGAGGGGAAAAAATAGTTCCTTCATATTTAGAGAATTTTCTTTGAATTCCTTCACTGAGTTGAGCATTGAAGTGTCATTTGCCAGCACATCTACCACTGTGTACACTCGCTTCACTAGCTGCTCTCCACCTCTTGCTCTGCCCTGCCTTGCCACACTTTGGCTTGAGGTATATGATATTATCACATATCTCATATACTTTCTAGAAGAATAGCATGATTGTTTTTAAGAATTATACTTTTGTGCTGTTATTAATTATTACTGTTATTATTGTTAATGAAAAGTTAACAAGTGAAGCAGAAGCTTGGAGCAACCTTGATCTTGATCTGACACATGCAATGTCACATGATGCCATAGCTGTGGTCGCTCCCACAACACTCCCGGGTTTGTCTTTGTCTTGTGGGGATCAAcatcattttctttcatttttagaGATATTGATAGATTGTTCACTAACATAACTTTTACAACAGTAAAAATTGAACACACAACCTATAAAAGAGAGGTAATTAAGCCAAATCTCATTGCTAGTCTTCCTTTTCTTCCATTTTGCCTTTGCCTCGCTGTCCCTGCTGCTTCCATCATCCACGTTCTTATCTTTCTTTTCCCCTAGTAACTACATGCAAGTCAACTTACTATTGCTTTTCACGTGGCGCTCTTCTTTTTCTCATGTGATCACTGTTTCTTTTAACTTGGATCAACAATCAACATAACTCGGTAGCTATATATAGCTTTAGATCCAAATCTAATAATCATATATAGCTGTTTTAATAAGCAAAGGCTGCGTGACTCACATGAATATGTCTCTGGTGGAACATAATTATGAGGTGGAGAACCTGGTATATCGCaacatatatttttctctttaaatGCCATAACATATGAAACATCATACTACCTATGTTTTCTGAGGACATAGTAAATATTCACACTCATGAACAatgatatatattattaaacaaAATATATTCTGAAGGAGTTCATTCATATAATcattttcttaagaaaattgacGAGAAAAGTCCAACGAAACTTTTGTGGAAAAATCACAAGATATcgagtttgtggcggcatgcTGGCGGTTATAGATGCTCGCATGATTGCACCTTCAATTAACTATATGAAGCTTTCaataccaaaacaaaaaaagtaaCCTTTTTTAGCCTTGGCATTATGGGCTTTATACAAGGACTGGCCCATATACGGGCTCTATATAACTATATAGGCTTTGTTtggcatgccatttcagctagcttatagcttatttgactagcttaaagcttatttggcTATCTTAAAAGCTCTtgaaaagtgtttggtgaagaagcttattttagtagcttaaagctttaagctataagctatctcaggtagcttatagcttaaagcttatagcttattaaatttattctcatttttatccttattattttattaaaattctaccattacccttatatatttataaaaacactaaacttatttttccctcacacttacgtatgcagtttccgccacctttcccgccacaccgctgcgcaccacaagtattataaatattatattaataaaaataaatattatatttttaagatgatatataactgtagctaataaaaatatttaaagtgataataattttaatattaatatcatattggtattaatgtgaaaataaagtaatgttaaatataaaaataattatacaagtatgtccttttatgtcattttacaatttcagcttgtttaacagctagttctaccaaacacttttgtttcaatcacgtagcttttcagctttcagctatcatctttcagctagcttatcagctttcagctatcagctagcttataagctttcaactagcttttcagctttcagctaactTATCAActaaacatgtcaaacatagtcataataaaaataagtacATTTGGATAAAGGGCAAAAAGAGGACAAAAGTTAACactgaattaaaataaaaaaacgtaTTTCTAGCAGAGTTTAATGATTAATTAAACATTTGTGAACAATTTTTACAAGGATGTTCGATCAAATTCCACTATATCATCACATCAtagttaaaaaattaaaaaaaaaagttatggaATATGATTGATCATATAAGTATTTAGTATTTACACTATGAGTGCCTAAATATTAAATTCTATCTAAAATCTATATTTTTTGCAAAGTTTTGCCTTTGGTACGGTCAACCTTCATCGACGACCAATCAATTCCCCCTTCAAGGCACCTCAAGAATGGCGTGTGCCTTTCAACTTGGACTTATATTAAGGGGAATCTCAACCTTTATTTGATATTTCCTTCGAATGGTATTCCAAAATGTCATGCGATCCTGCATCTGATTTACATGTGTTTATTCTGTTTTCTTACAATGTTATAATGAATGCTTATGTTATAGATTTGTTTACTATAAGTTAAAATAGGAAAAGCTTCGACCAATCATTCCTTTTAGGGCATTTGTCTAAAGCTCTAACCTCTGGCTTTATGTTCGTTCTAAGGGATTTTTCTCACTTCTTGACACACCCCACGATCATTCAGGCATTTCCAGTTGTTAACGATGAATTCCTATGTCATGTTAAAAGGTGTTGGCCCTTCTCCAGTCCATCTGGCTTGCGTACTCGATCAGGGTTTTACGAGGGCATTAATCAGTATGCCTTTTCCTCCAAGCTCTCAACTTTTGTTTTCACGGCCTTATTCCTCAAATTCAATAAATCTCTTGTGCCTATATGCAAATTAAATTCATTCCATTGAGTCAACCAATTGCGTCACCAAGTCATCGTCAAAATGGCCCTTACGCAAACCGTGCTCGAACACCACTACATACATAGTTGGGTGCAACTTAGCAACAACTGAAGTGATCGAACCTATCCATATATTCTCTTAAGAATTCTCTAGGAAATTGTTGCATCAAACAGGTATGCATGAGTTATCTTCCAAGGTCGTTACTAGGGAATCGGGCTTGGATTATTTCTGAGAATTCTCTGAAGCTCTGAATCGACTGGGGTATTATCGTCGTAAACCACGTTCAAGCCTACTTCCTTGAATGTTCTTAACAAATAATGCTCATATAACCTTTCCAAATTACATTCTTGCATTGAACCTCATAAAATGCTCTTTAGGATCAATTGAGCCCTCATACGTGCTCAACTTCATGGTCTTAAATTTGTCTAGGATCTCGGTCGCgacaatttcaaaagaaaatgaccaaAAGTTTCTCCTATTTTTGTGTAGGTTGAAGCGTCTCTTCCTTGATTTCATATGAATGAAGAGGTCTCTTATTTGATTCTGAAGTAGAAGACCTTGGTAAAGAATCTCGATATGTCTCTATGACTTGTAACACTCGCTAGGTGACGACCTTCTCCCCCCTCTAAGATTTTATCAACCTTTTGTTTGGATCCTCCTACCATCATCATCCTCGCCACTCTCTAGTTGTCTCAAAGTCTCTTACTCATTGGCGGTCTGAAAAACCTTTTACCATGGCCACACGATAGGCACATTGTTCAGTCTTGATTCTTGAACCTAGGTAGCCAAGATAGAACCAAAGCGGTTGGCACTCAGCCTCTTGAAAATAATAACCAACATAAGCGAGAATATGTACAATGTGATAGGAGATAAGAGTAAATTTGAGGCCAAAGAATGCTCATAACAAGACAAAGCAAATTGGCTGGAATAGTAGCTTCAACTAGCAGCCTGACAGGAACATGTTATCTAGATGAAAATTATGCACATGGTTCGGTTTTGACCCTCCGTGGTTACATGAAAACCCAGGTCAACTAATACGTACTTAAATGGATCATAGTTCCTCTACCTCATTATACAATCAAAAATAGGAACCAAATCCAAGTCAGTACATTGTTTAAGGTAAACTAAATTTACATCTAAGTTGGATAGATAGGTACGTATTAAAGGCACCCACCCCTTACCTCAGTCAAAGGGATTTAGACCAAAGAGCCCCACACATTTGAAGCAGAAGGGGTAGGGGTCCATTTTCTCCATAATGTTCATTGACCTATGACCCTCCCCAACTGCCACAAAACACCAACTTATCATTATTCCTTCTCCACGTGCTTCTACGGACCCCTCACCTTGACTTTTTCCTCACACAACACAATGCTCTTTCTTTCAACCAAAGGAATCTATTCTAATCTTTCAACATATATTATCTCACCATTGAATAATGAATACAACAACACAGTTGTGGGGCCAACAATTCATCATCAAATTTGACAATTTTCTTTcaataaatagaaaaataattccCAACatgccaaagaaaaaaaaagatatattcATTTTTTGGGTCCAATATAGTGAATTTACACAAAAGTCCTCACCCACTTTTACACAACTCCGTCAAACTCTCTACAATGAGAAAGTTGACTTTTGCTCCGTTTGTTCCACCGTTAGTTCAAAACCTTTGTTTTGACGCTTCACCGTAAAAGCCAGCCGGGGCCGCCGTTACCGTCACGGAATGAGGGACCCACTTTAACGGTGCCGATGACGGAGTTTCCAAAACGACGCCGTGGATCAGCTCAGTTTGACCGGAGGCTAAAACCGACGGCGGTTTGCTGTTGCTGGTGGCGGTGCTCGCCCTCGTAAGTCACTATCAGCATGTTGGGATCATCCTGAGCTCGCTCAACGTGCTTCCTCGCCGGACACCCTCTCACGGTGCTGCACTTGTAGTAGCCCCTGCAAAATCAAATCAAACCAAACATCAGTGACCATCATTTTTCAACGATTAATCATCTTTCAAGCACTAATTAGAGGGGAAAACCCCGAAAGGAATGGAGTAATACCGAGGATAAGGTGAACCCTTGATCGGTTTCTGACCATACTTCCTCCATGAGTACTCGTCCGGTGGGATATCGGCGATTTTCGAGCTCACCGCCGGTACACGGATCGTTTGTTTCACTCGTGATTTCCTGAAAATAACAAAAACCCATTAGCTATTATTGATTTTTTCAGTGAATTTGTGGAGTTTTGGAAGATGGGTGTTGGAAAACAGGGGAAGAATTTTATCAAACCTTTTCTTGGAGCAATGGCAAGGGCCGGAGGAGAGTGCGGCGGCGTCGTGACATCTTTTCCGGTgagaggtggagagaggtggctTGGCAGCTGGAGTTAAGAAGGGGCCGATCTTGCCGTCGGAGACGCTGCCGTCGGCGGTGATGGAGGATTTGAAGGAGGAGGagttggtgttggtggtggagaTGGTGAGGGTGTCGTCCTTGTTGGTGGGTTTAGCGAAATCTAGAGTTAAGCCTTTGATCTGAGTTTGAggttgtggttgtggtggtgcgCGGCGGAATCGGGCGTGGCCGGTGCGGTTCAAGAGGTTGATGACATGTTTGAACTTGGAGACAGTGAAGTCGGTGATTTCGGAGTAGTcgaggttgttgttgttgttgtttctgtGAGATGATGATGGAGTTGAAGAAGAAGGGGTTTGAGAAGAGAGGATTCGGATGAGATGCTCCATGCTGTTTAAGCCAGCTGAAGCAGCTTCTTGTATGGCTGTGTGTTCATTCATCCTGATCATGTTGAAGGTTTCCACCGCCATGATCATCAACAGAGGTGAGAGAGATCAGAGAAGGTTATGGAGAAGGGAAAGTGAAGGAGAGTGGAGAAAATGGGGGATTGAGAAGGGTGAATataaaagagagaaaggagTGTTGGAAAGTCAAACAAGGTTCGCGAATCCAAGGGTGGAGATTGGGTTGGAAGAAGCGACAAAAACATGAGTTACTGTAAAGGTGAAAAACAGGTGCTGGTGGTGGGGTCCACTACCACTTGGAGTCAGTCTCACTTCATCAAACATCAATACAGTAAGCCAATGTTTATTTATATTCATCTCtatctaaaataaataagtaagtAAAACTTGTTTTTAATTTACTGAAGTCTTGATTTAAATTACCTTTTCAAGGTTGGGAAAAAAATTGAGTTAGCCTTCATTTCTGATGAGGTTATTATCGTTGAATATATTCAATAATGCTATCACTTAATCAAGCCTGTAATAAACTAATAATTCTTCcacctgtaacaaaaaaaaaattaagcctGTAGTAAAGTCTAGAATTTGAGCTTTGTGGGTGAAATACTGTTgagaaagaaattaaaaatacatgtaagggaaaaaaaataatgCCACTACTTAATATATAGATTTCTACTTTAATATCCAACTAATCACTCATGAGCATAGTGCTGTGATTACTAAAAAAACTAGGGTGAATGTACTTGTCATTTAGGTTGCAACTGTAAAGATACTTTGACGCTTAAGTTAGGACAAGGGCGCTTAAGTTATGATCGATGTCTtgcatataattaattaatcatgTTAATTGGTGAATGTTAATGAAAAAAGGTGAGTCATAAAATActgatttcaaaaaatataaaatataaaaaggtCAACTAAATCAAGGTAACTCCATTGCTGATTGGTTGGCAAAGCAAGGTTACAGAAAACTTCAGTTATTGGTTAGTCCTTATCAAGAGCTTCAAGTGATGTTGCTCCAAGATTCCTTAGGAGCCCCTTAGTtttgtttttgtaattttagcaCTTTttcgatgtaacaaaaaaaaatctcaagaTATCTATAAGGATATAATTGAACATGTTCaactaataaaaagatattAAGATAacaattattttatcaaattatttgaaataatatatatatatatatatatattcatatttAGAAAATGGAGAAATCAATATTTCTGCTTTTTATATAATAATGTTTACTTGCTCaatatgtctttttttttttgacagtcaCTTGCTCAATATGTCTTATGAACTAAAGAATAGAACTCTGATATAGTACACAATTttttctcattctcattttcacctcttttccttttttatatttttgttttcatcAAATTACACAACATATCTCACATTATTTTTTCTTGCTCACCTTTTGTTGTGAGTGTATATTTGGTGTAAAAATACATTAAGATTGCGAGTTAAGTAAAATCAAAAGATGCGAGTCATGAAAAGCCTCGCCCTTCCATTCTTTTTCATCTTGTGCTTTTCTTTATGGCAAGTTGACCACATATATGTTTGATACGTAGGGGTAGAAAAGCAAACAGCTAGCAAATCATTCcactttaatttgatttttaaaatttagtatGGAATCTCTATAGGACAGCATGCATATTACACTAGTCTtaataaatatgaaaatgttgTCAAAGGGATATAACACCTTTAATTTTGAGCTTTTTTGCGAGGTCAAAGTCTAGCTAGCTAGATCATTTAAATAAACAAAACGAGGGTTGGGTCTAGTGGTTTGACACTTATATGATACTTgttcgaaattaattaaaataatgtgcTCAATGTTTTAGTGCAATGCAAGTAACAATACTAGCTCACCACTTCCATACAAAAAATTAAAGCATCTCAAGCAAGATCTATGACGACCGTCCGATGAGTCCAATGATGATCGAACGGCCACATGGTGTGGTGGCTGTGGTAGTTGACCAAAGAGTAGATTAGATTTGAATAAATCGATGAATATTAGAAAGCAAGCACATCATGATGCTTATAAATTTATATTGAAGTTTTGGTCAAAGCCACCGAGGGTACAGCAAAATCCAATAATCCACCTATTTGTGTCTGTCTTTCTAGATCTGCGCGCAGCGGCAACTAAAGGGTCGGATACAAATGCaatcacaattttttttcttgatctGCACTCATTTTCAtggttttcttgtttttttgtgtttgttgACTTGTGGCCTAGATCAACTTTTTAATTCACCTTATTTTATTTGTACACGTTACCATTTTATTAAAACAATCCATATTTGATCCATCTTTGCTAAATGTTAAAGCTGCAATAAGAATTGAATTTTCAATTTCGAAGATTACACAACTATTCTTAAGTCTTAACCATTGTGACCAACATCCATTTGGATGGCCATGATCAACTTGCTATGACTAATTATTTTTGAACTAATTTTAAAAAGATAAATGATAACTgagattttaaaaatattatatttaatgaaaaatattttaattgttaatatatttaagggttaagataTTTTTTCCTCCAAAAATATAGAATTATTGAATTTGGCCCCCTTATTTcttttagagtaaaatacactcaccccctcaagatttgtgagaataacacttagctccattcttatccaaaatatgcactccaccccaataataatctcacaattacacttaactcaattcttctctaaattctacactccaccccaccccctttaacaccatccaaaagatgctaacggaatattcttttaactcaaaattaattaatttaaatataaatacattacattatcttctaactaaataataaatatacttttaaaaaaaaaagtagcacgAGATAATCAGTGCTCATTCAAGTAAATAAATCCTTGTTATTTGGAGGGTAGCACAAATGATTTACAATAAAGCATGTTCTGGCCTTCTTGGTATAATTCCAAATTCATAGAACTAGAACATTTCTTAAACGAGAACAACTTTTGTTTTACTTCTTCCATATCTGAGTTACGTAGCTTCCAGCTAAGTTTGAAATCATCCTCTTCAAGGCAACAACATTTTCCATCACAAATTTAGCAAAACTTAACTCAATGTCAGaaccatcaaaactcaaaaactttaccactaagtttactaaaaaaaattgtcaataagtttactaaactttcaaaatataattgtgtTATGACGATATGTGATTACCTTAGTTATTAGGTTGTATGAGCACTTAAGCACATGgcattttaagttttaaaatataagttgtttaaggttatacacaggtattaagaactcatcatttgataaatattttgactgAAACACTCCCTATTTAAATTTGAGTTAtattagagagagaaatattttgaccataataaacatcaagtttaattattatttgttatttggaggtatttaaaatattttataaatatttagaatatttacaaaattatagTACAATTATTATTCGGTTAGAGGataatgtaatttatttatcatttatattttaattaaataatttgagttaaaggaatattccgttagcatcttttggatggtgTTAAAGGGGTGGGGTGGAGTGAAGATTTCGGAGAAGAATTGAGCTAAGTGTAATTatgagattattattggggtggagtgtatattttggataaaaatggagttaagtgttattctcacaaaccttgaggggggtgagtgtattttactctttcttttattaattttggttcctttaaaatattgaaTTATTGATTTGGTGGgcttttatttttctcctcTATAAAGGTTTTTGGCCCCTCTTTTTATTTGAGTTGTCTCCCCTTCTTGTCCTTTGTTTGGGCCTCGAAGTTTTTCATGATGAAATGAAACCATTtaactttccaaaaaaaaaatattgaattatTGATTTCGGTCTCTCCATTTGTTTTTGTGGCAGTTTAAACCGACACTAGCACATTTTATGACGGTTTAAAAACAATCACTAATGCACAAATCTGTCACAAAATGTGTTAGTAACAGTTTGAACCGCCACAAAAATGAATAGAAGGACAAAAATCAATAATTCATTATTTTAAAAAGATCAAAGTCACCGAAAAATTAAAGGGATAAAAATCAATATTAGGGGAGAAACATATCTATCCCTATATTTAATATTGAATTAACCACTTAACGCATAGATGGCTTAGGAGTCAAAGTAAGTTCAAGTGCTGAATATACAATGGAAGAGAGTTTTAATTATCATCCACGGTTATTATTTTAGCATAACTATAACATAACATTTGTGGCGAATATATTTATATGGTCCCATACCGAAAAAAGTGTATTTACTAGTCATCCTAATAGATCGATTAGTAAGACCCTAAAAAATCACCACATACATATTCCATATCTTTTTTGAAACAAACATATTCCATATCTTAATACTTACTTAATTTGACCTCTAATATGTACAATCAATTTATAATAGTTATCCTTTTAACCATTCTTTTTGTTTAGCTTTTGGTATTAAACCTTAATTAACATAAATCAGGTTAAGTTGATCCGTTTTTTTCATTAACATAGACTTAAAACACGTGATGGTGCTTTATTTATGTTTTAcaataaaggaagaaaataagagaaagaaaacattgagttgaaagaaaatgatagAATAGGAATATGTCAATTATTCCATATTTGTTTACCTGTAATTACTCTGTAATTAGGCTTAGCATTTATGCATTAGTCAACTATACATTGTATAAATATTGTAACATTTCAGGAATAATATTCACCAATTCAAttatcttacatggtatcagcAGCTTTTCTGATCCAGACCTAGCCTCCGTGCGTAATCACTGTCGTGCCCCTTTCTTTTTTCC contains:
- the LOC130724021 gene encoding WRKY transcription factor WRKY51-like, whose translation is MIMAVETFNMIRMNEHTAIQEAASAGLNSMEHLIRILSSQTPSSSTPSSSHRNNNNNNLDYSEITDFTVSKFKHVINLLNRTGHARFRRAPPQPQPQTQIKGLTLDFAKPTNKDDTLTISTTNTNSSSFKSSITADGSVSDGKIGPFLTPAAKPPLSTSHRKRCHDAAALSSGPCHCSKKRKSRVKQTIRVPAVSSKIADIPPDEYSWRKYGQKPIKGSPYPRGYYKCSTVRGCPARKHVERAQDDPNMLIVTYEGEHRHQQQQTAVGFSLRSN